The proteins below are encoded in one region of Mus caroli chromosome 10, CAROLI_EIJ_v1.1, whole genome shotgun sequence:
- the LOC110303630 gene encoding 60S ribosomal protein L23-like — MSNRGRGGSSGVKFRISLGLPVGAVINCADNTGAKNLYIISVKGIKGRLNRLPAAGVGDMVMATVKKGKPELRKKVHPAVVIRQRKSYRRKDGLFLYFEDNAGVIVNNKGEMKGSAITGPVAKECADLWPRIASNAGSIA; from the coding sequence ATGTCGAATCGAGGACGCGGTGGGTCCTCCGGAGTGAAATTCCGGATTTCCCTGGGTCTTCCGGTCGGAGCTGTGATCAACTGTGCGGACAACACAGGAGCCAAAAACTTGTATATCATCTCTGTGAAGGGAATCAAGGGACGGCTGAACAGACTTCCTGCTGCTGGTGTGGGGGACATGGTGATGGCCACAGTTAAGAAAGGCAAACCAGAACTAAGGAAAAAGGTACATCCAGCAGTGGTAATTCGACAACGAAAGTCATATCGAAGAAAAGATGGGTTGTTTCTTTACTTTGAAGATAATGCAGGGGTCATAGTAAACAATAAAGGAGAGATGAAAGGTTCTGCTATCACAGGTCCAGTGGCAAAGGAGTGTGCAGACTTGTGGCCCAGGATTGCATCCAACGCAGGCAGCATTGCATGA